CTGCTTTTACAAAGGTATAATTGTCTCTGTCTTCGATATCTTTCAAGTTTTCAAGATTACCTGCGTATGTGAGCTTGTCCACATTGATGATGCGGATCTCATCCCCATACTTCTTAAACATATAATGAATATAATTAGAACCGATGAAACCGGCCCCTCCGGTTACCAAATATGTCCTCTGCATAATATCCTCCTACTAAATATAATCAAAATAATCTCATAATCACACATCAGTATAGCATTGTATGGGTAAAATATCAACTACGACAACCCTTTTTCATCATATTGGTGCATCAATACTTCCTTATCTTATCATAACTGTAATCATGACATTCAATACTATAAATACCTGTAATACTATAACAGAACCAATCACCACTCTATCCAAACTACGCTTCGATACAATCACCGAATTCTGGCAGCTCAATAATAACGGAATACAAATCGGGAGGAAATACCTTCCTTGTATGCCAAGAATTGTACTTGAAATACTCGGCGTATAATCAAACATTAGCCCTGCGCAAACGATCAGAAATATCCCGCCGACCAAACAGAGCATCCAGATTCTCTCCCATTTTTTCCATACATGTATCATTTTTTCATTTTGTATTACAGCCAGAATCATTAAAATTACATAACCGATAATCAGAATACTTGGCACTTCAATTTCTACCCAGCCCAGTTTGTCTCCGATCATCCCCGTAAAATAGCTTCCAAAATTCTGCCGAATCGTCTCACAAAAGACTGTGAAAGTATGCACCGGATTCTTAATGCACATTATCAGGCTATAAGTCTTTGTCGTATTTCCCGCTGCCGACGCACCACCTGCTGCCACTAGCATCTTAGGCAACTTTGTAACTAGCATGACAGCCGACCCAATTCCCAGCATTCCTCCGCCAAATATGATTTTCTGTCTGATTCCTCCAAACTTTTCTTTCGGAATCAGAAGACCGATACCAAGCAACGGCAGGTATACAAATTTTATCGGAACAATCACAAGCAAGAGAATTCCAACTACAACGATATCTTTTCCTGTAATCTTTTCCTTTTTTTCATCATAGGCAAGATATAACAAGTATGCTGTCAGAAGGAAACATGCTCCCAACAATACCGAATCATAATTATACGACGCTACCATTTGTATGGTCATTGGGAAGCTTCCGACCAGAAATAGTATATTCTTTGCAAATCCGGGAATTATCCTGAGTGCAAACCACATCACTGTACAATACCAGAATAATGCAAATAACCTTCCCAGGAAAAAGATCTGAACTCCGTTTAAACTCAAAAGACGTCCCAGAGTAACCCCCAGCACTTGCGGCACATAGCCCAAGTGCGCACTCGACAATGGACTTCTTGTTGCAATCGTTTTCTTTGTAATTGCTCCATCTTTTCCTAAGAGTCCTCGGATATAGTGTGCATAAGTCTCTCGAAACGGTCTTTCCTGTCGAAGCAAATAATCTGCAGACTCTTTTTCCAAAAGAACTTGATTTTCCTGATCCACACTTTCTTTACCTAACACTTTACTACTCAGTGCATACGTTGTCACAAAATGCGATCCCTCATCCGGCACTGTATATTGCGGCAAAATCAAAAGATACATACTTCCGATTAACAAAATGCTGATAATTACAACTATATCTTTCGACAGATTCAACGCCTTACAAGCAAATACTACCGTGATGCACATCAACCCCACCGCTACGATCAACCAATAAAAATAAATAATGGAACCGCAGTCTCCGTCAAGAAGCTGAAAGAACAGAGTGTTTTTCTCCTCATCCTTTGTTTCGTTCAAAGTTACCGGATGAAACAACTGATTATTTCCCGTATACGTTTTTTTCAGTCCAAGATTTGCTTCACTGGTTTTAGAATTTCCAATTTCTATTTTATAAATTTCTCCCAGCTCAACCTTTTGCTCCGGAAGATAGAAATAGCAAAATCCTTCTTCCGGCAATGTAGTTTCGTCACATAGCCATTCTTTTACCAGTTCCCCAGTTTGCTTTTTTAACTGTACCGAAATATTTAACCTTTCCTGAGGACAGTCTACCCATATTGCAATTCCCGTAATTCCAGTGCTTACAGTTGTAATATCCTGAGTAGCTGATTCGCCTGGTTTTAAGGAAATCTCTTCTGCAACTCCAGCCGGATCTGAATCTTTTCCTACTGCCATCACACTTCTCGGCTGACTTGCTGCATTTTCGACATATATCTTATACAATCCTCCTGCCGACCCTAAAAAAAGACAGCACAAAACTGCCCATAAGATAATTAGATTCTTATTTTTTTTCCATCGTTCTTTCAAACTACTCTTCCCCTGCATCTTCTCTGTCCCGTACTTTCTTCTCTAAAAATGCTACCTGCTGTGCCAGATTTTTAATGCGGATTGACATTCTCGAAACCGCAACCGTCAGGATAAAAATAATGGTCAAAGCAAAAAGGAATCCACAGAAAAAAAGCATATTAGTTGGACTTGCCACTCCAACCAGATGCGCCAGCCTTGTAATCAGCATTGGGAAACAGTTTAAAATAAAAATCCCAACACCCACCCCCAACCAGGCCAAAGCATACCGTAATTCCAGTTTTCTTTGTTTTACCATATTGATAATCCAGGACAACGCAAAAATAATAATCACTGCCACTACAATCTGTATTTTTATATTCATACATTATCTTCCTTTTCTAAACCATTCAAAAATAATTGCAAGCGGAACTTTTATCATATAATACACTGAATTTTTCAGTGAAATGGATGATACACCCCCCTCACGTTCCCGCATGATAACCGGGATTTCTTCCACCTTAAGTCCACGCATCAAAACTGCGACCACACTTTCCGGTTCCGGGTAATCTTTCGGATAATCCTTTGCGAACATTTCCAGTACATTTTTTCCGATCATTCTTAAACCCGATGTGGGATCTGTAATGGTTTTCCCTGTTAACAAACGAATCAGTCTTGTAAAAAAGCGAATCCCGACTCTTCGTAATCCTGAAGACTGAAAACCTTCCTTCTCTATAAAACGAGACCCTATTACCATATCCAGTTGATTCTTTTCCAGATAATCTGCCATTTTTTCTAGAAACTCCGGATCATGCTGACCGTCTCCATCTACCTGAACAGCCATATCATATCCATGTTCCGCCGCATATTGATATCCGGTCTGTACTGCTCCTCCAATTCCAAGATTGATTGGAAGATTTATGATATTATATTGATGACTTTCACAGATTTCTTTCGTCCTGTCTGTCGAGCAGTCATTGATAACCACATAATCAAAATGTTTTGATTTTCCCAGAATATCCTCTACCGTATGCTCTATATTTTCCTCTTCATTATAAGCCGGTACAATAATCAATCTTTTCATATTTACTCGTTAACTATCCTCTCTAATTCATCCGTAGTACATTCCCAGGTGAAATGTTCCCTCAGTCGTTCATAACACAACTCCTGAGCTTTCCTTCGTTTTTCCGGATCATTCGCCACATCCTCCAGAACACGATACAACGTATCTACATGATTGTCTTTCATAACTGTTCCATATTCTTTTCCCATGACTAATTCCTTGGTTCCACCTCGCTCTGTCGTAATAATATAACAGTGACAGGCTGCCGCTTCTAAAGCTGATGTCGCAAATCCTTCCGAAAGGGACGGTAGGCAAAAAA
This window of the Mediterraneibacter butyricigenes genome carries:
- a CDS encoding DUF2142 domain-containing protein, which encodes MYKIYVENAASQPRSVMAVGKDSDPAGVAEEISLKPGESATQDITTVSTGITGIAIWVDCPQERLNISVQLKKQTGELVKEWLCDETTLPEEGFCYFYLPEQKVELGEIYKIEIGNSKTSEANLGLKKTYTGNNQLFHPVTLNETKDEEKNTLFFQLLDGDCGSIIYFYWLIVAVGLMCITVVFACKALNLSKDIVVIISILLIGSMYLLILPQYTVPDEGSHFVTTYALSSKVLGKESVDQENQVLLEKESADYLLRQERPFRETYAHYIRGLLGKDGAITKKTIATRSPLSSAHLGYVPQVLGVTLGRLLSLNGVQIFFLGRLFALFWYCTVMWFALRIIPGFAKNILFLVGSFPMTIQMVASYNYDSVLLGACFLLTAYLLYLAYDEKKEKITGKDIVVVGILLLVIVPIKFVYLPLLGIGLLIPKEKFGGIRQKIIFGGGMLGIGSAVMLVTKLPKMLVAAGGASAAGNTTKTYSLIMCIKNPVHTFTVFCETIRQNFGSYFTGMIGDKLGWVEIEVPSILIIGYVILMILAVIQNEKMIHVWKKWERIWMLCLVGGIFLIVCAGLMFDYTPSISSTILGIQGRYFLPICIPLLLSCQNSVIVSKRSLDRVVIGSVIVLQVFIVLNVMITVMIR
- a CDS encoding DUF2304 domain-containing protein produces the protein MNIKIQIVVAVIIIFALSWIINMVKQRKLELRYALAWLGVGVGIFILNCFPMLITRLAHLVGVASPTNMLFFCGFLFALTIIFILTVAVSRMSIRIKNLAQQVAFLEKKVRDREDAGEE
- a CDS encoding glycosyltransferase family 2 protein — translated: MKRLIIVPAYNEEENIEHTVEDILGKSKHFDYVVINDCSTDRTKEICESHQYNIINLPINLGIGGAVQTGYQYAAEHGYDMAVQVDGDGQHDPEFLEKMADYLEKNQLDMVIGSRFIEKEGFQSSGLRRVGIRFFTRLIRLLTGKTITDPTSGLRMIGKNVLEMFAKDYPKDYPEPESVVAVLMRGLKVEEIPVIMREREGGVSSISLKNSVYYMIKVPLAIIFEWFRKGR